In the genome of Streptomyces sp. V2I9, one region contains:
- a CDS encoding NAD(P)/FAD-dependent oxidoreductase — protein sequence MTSTVPNAVQHNDAAAPPITMFGPDFPYAYDDFLDHPAGIGQIPATEHGQEVAVIGGGLSGIIAAYELMKMGLKPVVYEADQIGGRLRTVGFDGCDPGLTAEMGAMRFPPSSTALQHYIDLVGLETRPFPNPLSPATPSTVVDLKGESHYAETIDDLPQVYRDVAEAWAACLEEGADFSDMNRALRERDVPRIREIWSQLVERLDNQTFYGFLCESEAFKSFRHREIFGQVGFGTGGWDTDFPNSILEILRVVYTEADDHHRGIVGGSQQLPLRLWDREPQKIVHWPLGTSLSSLHGGEPRGAVTRLSRTAGNRITVTDATGDIRTFRAAVFTGQSWLLLSKIDCDDALFPIDHWTAMERTHYMESSKLFVPVDRPFWLDKAVDGQGNATGRDAMSMTLTDRMTRGTYLLDDGPDRPAVICLSYTWCDDSLKWLPLSPRERMEVMLKSLGEIYPNVDIRSHIIGNPVTVSWENEPWFMGAFKANLPGHYRYQRRLFTHFMQDRLPEDKRGIFLAGDDISWTAGWAEGAVQTALNAVWGVMHQFGGATDATNPGPGDVFDEIAPVELPED from the coding sequence ATGACGTCCACGGTGCCCAACGCCGTCCAGCACAACGACGCCGCCGCCCCGCCGATCACCATGTTCGGGCCGGACTTCCCGTACGCGTACGACGACTTCCTCGACCACCCGGCGGGGATCGGGCAGATACCGGCGACCGAGCACGGCCAGGAGGTCGCCGTCATCGGCGGCGGCCTGTCGGGGATCATCGCCGCGTACGAGCTGATGAAGATGGGGCTGAAGCCCGTCGTCTACGAGGCCGATCAGATCGGCGGGCGGCTGCGCACGGTCGGCTTCGACGGCTGCGACCCCGGCCTGACCGCCGAGATGGGCGCGATGCGCTTCCCGCCCTCCTCCACGGCGCTCCAGCACTACATCGACCTGGTGGGCCTGGAGACCCGGCCCTTCCCCAACCCGCTCTCCCCGGCCACGCCCTCCACCGTGGTGGACCTCAAGGGTGAGTCGCACTACGCCGAGACCATCGACGACCTGCCGCAGGTCTACCGCGACGTGGCCGAGGCGTGGGCCGCCTGCCTGGAGGAGGGCGCCGACTTCTCCGACATGAACCGGGCGCTGCGCGAGCGCGACGTCCCGCGCATCCGGGAGATCTGGTCGCAGCTCGTCGAACGGCTCGACAACCAGACCTTCTACGGGTTCCTCTGCGAATCCGAGGCCTTCAAGTCCTTCCGCCACCGCGAGATCTTCGGCCAGGTCGGCTTCGGCACCGGAGGCTGGGACACCGACTTCCCCAACTCCATCCTGGAGATCCTGCGCGTCGTCTACACCGAGGCCGACGACCACCACCGCGGCATCGTCGGCGGCAGCCAGCAGCTCCCGCTGCGCCTGTGGGACCGCGAGCCGCAGAAGATCGTCCACTGGCCGCTCGGCACCTCGCTCTCCTCGCTGCACGGGGGAGAGCCGCGAGGCGCCGTGACCCGGCTGTCCCGTACCGCCGGCAACCGCATCACGGTGACCGACGCCACCGGCGACATCCGCACCTTCCGGGCCGCCGTCTTCACCGGACAGTCCTGGCTGCTGCTCTCCAAGATCGACTGCGATGACGCGCTGTTCCCGATCGACCACTGGACGGCGATGGAGCGCACCCACTACATGGAGTCGTCGAAGCTGTTCGTCCCGGTCGACCGGCCCTTCTGGCTGGACAAGGCCGTCGACGGCCAGGGCAACGCCACCGGCCGCGACGCCATGTCCATGACGCTCACCGACCGCATGACCCGCGGGACGTACCTCCTGGACGACGGGCCGGACAGGCCCGCCGTCATCTGCCTCTCCTACACCTGGTGCGACGACAGCCTGAAGTGGCTGCCGCTCTCGCCGCGGGAGCGCATGGAGGTCATGCTCAAGTCGCTCGGGGAGATCTACCCGAACGTCGACATCCGCAGCCACATCATCGGCAACCCGGTCACCGTCTCCTGGGAGAACGAGCCCTGGTTCATGGGCGCGTTCAAAGCCAACCTGCCCGGCCACTACCGCTACCAGCGGCGGCTGTTCACCCACTTCATGCAGGACCGGCTGCCGGAGGACAAGCGGGGCATCTTCCTCGCCGGGGACGACATCTCCTGGACGGCCGGCTGGGCCGAGGGCGCCGTGCAGACCGCGCTGAACGCGGTGTGGGGCGTCATGCACCAGTTCGGCGGGGCGACGGACGCGACCAATCCGGGCCCCGGCGACGTCTTCGACGAGATCGCGCCGGTCGAGCTCCCGGAGGACTGA
- a CDS encoding DUF5995 family protein — protein MTQIEQSAVPAGAGDPPPGGFPVIERMREWRSRWSAGGGVAVFNAVYLDAVERVAPDLGGAGFDDREAAALLGVRCAERYLSAVETAAAGGRPPRCWRPLLPYRRHPGVRPPQFALSGLQAHVGHDLVLAVVDTCRTLGCDPPDLEGEFERVGDLLALLEERVHDDLMPGPDALGIADPLTHLVSSWSLERAREAAWSAARTLWRLRDFPSLAEEFRQRTDAGAGLVGRLLLTPCR, from the coding sequence ATGACGCAGATCGAGCAGTCCGCGGTCCCGGCCGGGGCCGGCGACCCGCCTCCGGGCGGCTTCCCGGTGATCGAACGTATGCGGGAGTGGCGTTCCCGGTGGTCGGCCGGGGGCGGGGTGGCCGTCTTCAACGCGGTCTATCTGGACGCCGTCGAGCGGGTGGCCCCGGACCTCGGCGGAGCCGGTTTCGACGACCGGGAAGCCGCCGCCCTGCTGGGCGTGCGCTGCGCGGAGCGCTATCTGTCGGCGGTGGAGACGGCGGCTGCGGGCGGACGGCCGCCGCGGTGCTGGCGTCCGCTGCTTCCGTACCGCCGCCATCCCGGCGTGCGCCCGCCGCAGTTCGCGCTGAGCGGTCTTCAGGCGCACGTGGGCCACGACCTGGTGCTGGCGGTGGTGGACACCTGTCGTACGCTCGGCTGCGATCCGCCGGACCTGGAAGGGGAGTTCGAGCGGGTGGGCGATCTCCTCGCGCTGCTGGAGGAGCGCGTCCACGACGACCTGATGCCGGGCCCCGACGCCCTGGGCATCGCGGACCCGCTGACCCACCTGGTGAGTTCGTGGAGTCTGGAGCGGGCCCGCGAGGCCGCCTGGTCGGCGGCCCGGACGCTCTGGCGGCTGCGGGACTTCCCTTCGCTGGCCGAGGAGTTCAGGCAGCGGACCGACGCGGGCGCGGGCCTGGTGGGGCGGCTTCTGCTCACCCCCTGCCGCTGA
- a CDS encoding phytoene/squalene synthase family protein — MTARELDAAGIHEPGLRAAYTRCRDLNARHGRTYFLATRLLPVDRRAAVHALYGFARFADDIVDDLESTATTGQRAAALVALEEQLESGLRSGRATDPVIRALADTAGRHGIDHRHFTDFLASMRADLTVTGYASFADLDGYMHGSAAVIGLQMLPVLGTVVRHEEAAAPAAALGVAFQLTNFLRDVGEDLDRGRVYLPADLLHAHGVDRELLEWSRRTGAGDPAITAVLRAFAAHTRTVYRQALPGLGMLDPVSRPCIRTAFVLYSGILDAIEAGEYAVLHRRAVVPRRRRAAVALDGLVRALAARAWADRRTETVAAPCPAAPARTAVMPVPGEAA; from the coding sequence ATGACCGCCCGTGAGCTGGACGCCGCAGGCATCCACGAGCCCGGCCTCCGCGCCGCCTACACCCGCTGCCGTGACCTCAACGCCCGGCACGGCAGGACGTACTTCCTCGCGACGCGGCTGCTGCCCGTCGACCGGCGGGCGGCCGTCCACGCCCTGTACGGCTTCGCCCGCTTCGCCGACGACATCGTGGACGACCTCGAATCCACCGCCACCACCGGGCAGCGGGCCGCCGCCCTGGTGGCGCTGGAGGAGCAGCTGGAGAGCGGGCTGCGGAGCGGGCGGGCCACCGACCCGGTCATCCGGGCGCTCGCCGACACGGCCGGGCGCCACGGCATCGACCACCGGCACTTCACCGACTTCCTGGCCTCGATGCGCGCCGATCTGACCGTCACCGGATACGCCTCGTTCGCGGACCTGGACGGCTACATGCACGGATCGGCCGCCGTGATCGGCCTGCAGATGCTGCCGGTGCTCGGGACCGTCGTCCGGCACGAGGAGGCCGCCGCCCCCGCGGCGGCGCTGGGCGTCGCCTTCCAGCTGACCAACTTCCTGCGGGACGTCGGCGAGGACCTGGACCGCGGCAGGGTCTACCTCCCGGCCGACCTGCTCCACGCCCACGGCGTGGACCGGGAACTCCTGGAGTGGAGCCGCCGTACCGGGGCCGGGGACCCCGCGATCACCGCCGTGCTGCGGGCGTTCGCCGCCCACACCCGGACGGTCTACCGGCAGGCTCTGCCCGGACTCGGGATGCTGGACCCGGTGTCCCGGCCCTGCATCCGTACGGCGTTCGTGCTCTACAGCGGCATCCTCGACGCGATCGAGGCCGGCGAGTACGCGGTCCTGCACCGACGCGCGGTCGTCCCGCGCCGGCGCCGGGCGGCCGTGGCGCTGGACGGGCTGGTGCGCGCGCTCGCCGCCCGCGCGTGGGCGGACCGCCGGACGGAGACCGTGGCCGCGCCGTGTCCCGCCGCCCCGGCCCGCACCGCCGTCATGCCCGTACCGGGGGAGGCTGCATGA
- a CDS encoding phytoene desaturase, which yields MITIEGRTDHVVVVGAGLSGLSAALHLLGAGRRVTVVERDALPGGRAGLLARDGFRIDTGPTVLTMPDLVEDAFAAVGARMADRLELIRLDPAYRARFADGSQLDVHTDGAAMEAAVEQFAGARQAVGYRRLRSWLERLYRVQMRRFIDANFDSPLQLLHPDLARLAALGGFGRLDARIGRFVSDERLRRVFSFQALYAGVPPARALAAYAVIAYMDTVAGVYFPRGGMHALPTAMARAAAEAGADFRYGRTVTRLERAGDRVTAVVTDQERIPCDAVVLTPDLPVAYGLLGHAPRRPLPLRHSPSAVILHAGTDRTWPDLAHHTISFGAAWKSTFHQLTRTGELMSDPSLLITRPTATDPSLAPPGKHLHYVLAPCPNTTIGPGVREWRELGPRYRDELLAWLERREMPGLGAAIEQEGLVTPVDWAAQGHAAGTPFAVAHTFPQTGPFRPRNLVRGTANAVLAGCGTTPGVGVPTVLLSGKLAAQRITGPPAAPSRRTRGSAV from the coding sequence GTGATCACGATCGAGGGCCGGACCGACCACGTGGTGGTGGTCGGCGCGGGGCTGTCCGGACTGTCCGCCGCGCTCCACCTGCTCGGCGCGGGCCGCAGGGTGACCGTCGTCGAACGGGACGCGCTGCCCGGCGGACGGGCCGGACTGCTGGCGCGGGACGGCTTCCGCATCGACACCGGCCCGACCGTGCTGACCATGCCGGACCTGGTGGAGGACGCCTTCGCCGCCGTCGGCGCACGGATGGCCGACCGACTGGAGCTGATCCGGCTGGACCCCGCCTACCGGGCCAGGTTCGCGGACGGGTCGCAGCTCGACGTGCACACCGACGGAGCGGCCATGGAGGCAGCCGTCGAACAGTTCGCCGGAGCCCGCCAGGCGGTCGGCTACCGGCGGCTGCGGAGCTGGCTGGAGCGGCTCTACCGGGTGCAGATGCGCCGCTTCATCGACGCCAACTTCGACTCGCCCCTCCAGCTTCTCCACCCCGACCTCGCCCGCCTCGCCGCCCTCGGCGGATTCGGCCGGCTCGACGCCCGGATCGGCCGCTTCGTCTCCGACGAGCGGCTGCGCCGGGTCTTCTCCTTCCAGGCGCTCTACGCGGGCGTCCCCCCGGCCAGAGCCCTGGCCGCGTACGCCGTGATCGCCTACATGGACACGGTCGCCGGGGTCTACTTCCCGCGCGGCGGCATGCACGCCCTGCCCACCGCGATGGCCCGCGCCGCCGCCGAGGCGGGTGCCGACTTCCGCTACGGACGGACGGTGACCCGGCTGGAGCGTGCGGGCGACCGGGTCACCGCGGTCGTCACCGACCAGGAGCGCATCCCGTGCGACGCGGTCGTCCTGACACCCGATCTGCCGGTCGCCTACGGCCTCCTCGGCCACGCGCCGCGCAGGCCCCTGCCACTGAGGCACTCGCCCTCCGCGGTGATCCTGCACGCGGGCACGGACCGTACCTGGCCGGATCTCGCGCACCACACCATCTCGTTCGGGGCCGCCTGGAAGAGCACCTTCCATCAGCTCACCCGGACCGGCGAGCTGATGTCGGACCCCTCGCTGCTGATCACCCGGCCCACGGCCACCGACCCCTCCCTCGCCCCGCCGGGCAAACACCTCCACTACGTCCTGGCGCCCTGCCCGAACACCACGATCGGGCCCGGCGTCAGGGAGTGGCGGGAGCTCGGACCCCGCTACCGGGACGAGCTGCTCGCCTGGCTGGAGCGGCGCGAGATGCCCGGTCTGGGCGCGGCGATCGAGCAGGAGGGGCTGGTCACACCGGTCGACTGGGCCGCTCAGGGACACGCGGCCGGCACCCCGTTCGCCGTGGCCCACACCTTCCCCCAGACCGGTCCCTTCCGTCCGCGGAACCTGGTGCGGGGCACCGCCAACGCCGTCCTCGCCGGGTGCGGCACCACCCCGGGTGTCGGCGTGCCGACCGTGCTGCTCTCCGGGAAGCTGGCGGCGCAGAGGATCACCGGCCCACCCGCCGCTCCATCCCGACGCACGAGAGGCTCCGCCGTATGA
- a CDS encoding DUF5914 domain-containing protein, whose product MSPSARRRIPLRLRRAPVPWDRQEPTWRAAKPSLIARALERARSRPSGNWYVIGASRDLPPGRTLGLTVATTEIVAWRDSDGRLRAGPGACPHLGAPLRESPVRCGTLVCHWHGLALDGGPFAGWEPYPAFDDGVLLWVRLDRTGGEPPTERPRIPARPRLREGVDAVCTGVGRCEPEDVVANRLDPWHGAWFHPYSFVDLVVIDAPDDGAADDDGFLVEVSFKVAGRLVVPVVARFTAPEPRTVVMHIIEGEGAGSVVETHATPLAPDERGRPRTAVVEALVAASDRRGFAVARAAAPLLRPLMRASAGRLWRDDLAYAERRWELRAAGRFPG is encoded by the coding sequence ATGAGCCCGTCCGCACGCCGCCGTATCCCGCTGCGGCTGCGCCGCGCACCCGTGCCGTGGGACCGGCAGGAACCGACCTGGCGGGCGGCGAAGCCCTCCCTCATCGCCCGGGCCCTCGAACGTGCCCGAAGCCGTCCCTCCGGGAACTGGTACGTCATCGGCGCCTCGCGCGACCTTCCGCCGGGTCGGACGCTCGGCCTCACCGTCGCCACCACCGAGATCGTCGCCTGGCGCGACAGCGACGGCAGGCTGCGCGCGGGCCCGGGCGCCTGCCCCCACCTCGGGGCGCCGCTGCGGGAGAGCCCCGTGCGCTGCGGCACGCTCGTCTGCCACTGGCACGGGCTCGCCCTGGACGGCGGGCCGTTCGCCGGATGGGAGCCCTACCCCGCCTTCGACGACGGGGTGCTGCTCTGGGTGCGGCTGGACCGCACGGGCGGCGAGCCCCCCACCGAGCGGCCCCGCATCCCGGCACGGCCGCGCCTGCGGGAAGGCGTCGACGCGGTCTGCACCGGGGTGGGGCGGTGCGAGCCGGAGGACGTGGTCGCCAACCGGCTCGACCCGTGGCACGGCGCCTGGTTCCACCCGTACTCCTTCGTCGACCTGGTCGTCATCGACGCCCCGGACGACGGTGCCGCGGACGACGACGGGTTCCTGGTGGAGGTGTCCTTCAAGGTGGCCGGGCGGCTGGTCGTGCCCGTCGTGGCCAGGTTCACCGCGCCCGAGCCCCGTACCGTCGTCATGCACATCATCGAGGGCGAGGGGGCGGGGTCCGTGGTCGAGACCCACGCCACCCCGCTGGCCCCGGACGAGCGGGGGCGGCCCCGCACCGCCGTCGTCGAGGCGCTCGTCGCTGCCTCGGACCGCCGCGGGTTCGCGGTCGCCCGCGCCGCCGCGCCGCTGCTCCGGCCGCTGATGCGGGCATCGGCCGGCCGGCTGTGGCGTGACGACCTGGCGTACGCGGAACGGCGCTGGGAGCTGCGGGCCGCGGGGCGGTTCCCCGGCTGA
- a CDS encoding aldehyde dehydrogenase family protein, with protein MSFFTDLAHQYIDGEWRPGKGSWDIIDFNPFDGEKLASIPVATAGEVDQAYRAAERAQQAWADTNPYSRRAVLEKALRIVEEREPEIGEAIVTELGGTRLKAAFELHLAKEFLREAIQLALRPAGQILPSPTEGKENRVYRVPVGVVGVISPFNFPFLLSLKSVAPALALGNAVVLKPHQNTPICGGTLLAKVFEDAGLPAGLLNVVITDIAEIGDTLLEHPVPQVISFTGSDKVGRHVATVCATNLKRAVLELGGNSALIVLDDADVDYAVDAAVFSRYIHQGQVCMAANRILVDRAVEAEFTEKFVAKVASLTVGDPADPATQIGPLINSSQAESVSKLVDQTVAAGATALLHGRADGNLVSPSVLTGLAPDSPVLQQEIFGPVALLIPFDGEDEAVRIANDTPYGLSGAVHTGNIERGVRIGQRIHTGMIHINDGTVHDEPIVPFGGEKSSGLGRLNGDSMIEAFTTQKWISIQHGRSQFPF; from the coding sequence ATGTCCTTCTTCACTGACCTGGCCCACCAGTACATCGACGGCGAGTGGAGGCCGGGGAAGGGGTCCTGGGACATCATCGACTTCAACCCGTTCGACGGGGAGAAGCTCGCCTCGATTCCGGTCGCCACCGCGGGCGAGGTCGACCAGGCGTACCGCGCCGCCGAGCGGGCCCAGCAGGCGTGGGCGGACACCAACCCGTACAGCAGGCGGGCCGTCCTGGAGAAGGCGCTGCGCATCGTCGAGGAGCGCGAGCCGGAGATCGGCGAGGCGATCGTCACCGAGCTCGGCGGCACCCGGCTGAAGGCCGCCTTCGAACTGCACCTGGCCAAGGAGTTCCTCCGCGAGGCGATCCAGCTGGCCCTGCGCCCGGCCGGGCAGATCCTCCCCTCCCCGACCGAGGGCAAGGAGAACCGCGTCTACCGGGTCCCCGTCGGGGTCGTCGGCGTGATCAGCCCGTTCAACTTCCCCTTCCTGCTCTCCCTCAAGTCCGTCGCGCCCGCGCTGGCCCTCGGCAACGCCGTCGTCCTCAAGCCGCACCAGAACACCCCGATCTGCGGCGGCACCCTGCTGGCCAAGGTCTTCGAGGACGCAGGTCTGCCCGCCGGCCTGCTGAACGTCGTGATCACCGACATCGCGGAGATCGGCGACACCCTGCTGGAGCACCCCGTGCCGCAGGTCATCTCCTTCACCGGCTCGGACAAGGTCGGCCGCCACGTCGCCACCGTCTGCGCCACCAACCTCAAGCGGGCCGTCCTCGAACTCGGCGGCAACAGCGCCCTGATCGTGCTCGACGACGCGGACGTGGACTACGCCGTCGACGCCGCCGTCTTCAGCCGCTACATCCACCAGGGCCAGGTCTGCATGGCCGCCAACCGCATCCTGGTGGACCGCGCCGTCGAGGCGGAGTTCACCGAGAAGTTCGTCGCCAAGGTCGCCTCGCTCACCGTGGGCGACCCCGCCGACCCGGCGACCCAGATCGGCCCGCTGATCAACTCCTCGCAGGCCGAGTCCGTCTCCAAGCTCGTCGACCAGACCGTGGCGGCCGGTGCCACCGCCCTCCTGCACGGCCGCGCCGACGGCAACCTGGTCAGCCCCTCGGTGCTCACCGGCCTCGCCCCCGACTCGCCCGTCCTCCAGCAGGAGATCTTCGGACCCGTCGCCCTGCTGATCCCCTTCGACGGCGAGGACGAGGCCGTCCGCATCGCCAACGACACCCCGTACGGGCTCAGCGGCGCCGTCCACACCGGCAACATCGAGCGCGGCGTGCGGATCGGGCAGCGCATCCACACCGGCATGATCCACATCAACGACGGCACCGTCCACGACGAGCCGATCGTCCCCTTCGGCGGCGAGAAGAGCTCCGGCCTCGGCCGGCTGAACGGCGACTCGATGATCGAGGCGTTCACCACCCAGAAGTGGATCTCCATCCAGCACGGACGCTCGCAGTTCCCCTTCTGA
- a CDS encoding carbon-nitrogen hydrolase family protein: protein MPSLRTALLQSSGRPGVVPENLRTLDAAAARAAAAGARLLVSPELFLTGYAIGDAVPELAESADGPGAEAVAEIARRHGLAVLYGYPERDGERIFNASQLIGPDGARLANYRKTHLFGCFEQKWFTPGERTVVQADLDGVRIGLLICYDVEFPENVRAHALAGTDLLLVPTAQMHPFQFVAESVVPVRAFESQLYVAYVNRVGPEGEFEFVGLSCLAGPDGTVRTRAGRGEELVIGEVDPEFLAASREANPYLHDRRPGLYGSLA from the coding sequence ATGCCGTCGTTGCGCACCGCCCTGCTCCAGAGCTCCGGCCGGCCCGGCGTCGTCCCCGAGAACCTGAGGACGCTGGATGCCGCCGCCGCGCGCGCCGCCGCCGCGGGGGCCCGGCTGCTGGTCTCGCCCGAGCTGTTCCTCACCGGATACGCCATCGGCGACGCCGTCCCCGAGCTGGCCGAGTCCGCCGACGGACCCGGCGCCGAGGCCGTCGCGGAGATCGCCCGCCGCCACGGGCTCGCCGTGCTGTACGGATACCCGGAGCGCGACGGGGAGCGGATCTTCAACGCCTCCCAGCTCATCGGCCCCGACGGCGCGCGGCTCGCGAACTACCGCAAGACCCACCTCTTCGGCTGCTTCGAGCAGAAGTGGTTCACCCCCGGCGAGCGAACCGTCGTCCAGGCCGACCTGGACGGCGTCCGGATCGGCCTGTTGATCTGCTACGACGTCGAGTTCCCGGAGAACGTCCGGGCGCACGCCCTGGCCGGCACCGATCTGCTGCTGGTGCCCACCGCGCAGATGCACCCCTTCCAGTTCGTCGCCGAATCCGTCGTCCCCGTACGGGCCTTCGAGAGCCAGCTGTACGTGGCGTACGTCAACCGGGTCGGCCCCGAAGGGGAGTTCGAGTTCGTCGGGCTCAGCTGTCTGGCGGGCCCCGACGGCACCGTGCGCACCCGCGCCGGACGCGGCGAGGAACTCGTGATCGGCGAGGTGGACCCGGAGTTCCTGGCCGCCTCGCGGGAGGCCAACCCCTATCTGCACGACCGCCGCCCCGGTCTGTACGGCTCCCTCGCCTGA
- a CDS encoding GuaB1 family IMP dehydrogenase-related protein — protein sequence MRFLEPGTGRYTESPAVPYDLTYDDVFMVPGRSAVGSRQGVDLASPDGTGTTIPLVVANMTAIAGRRMAETVARRGGLVVIPQDIPMEVVTDVISWVKTRHLVLDTPIELAPGQTVADALSLLPKRAHGAGVVVDADRRPVGVVTDHDLTGVDRFTQLSEVMSKDLVVLDADIDPRDAFNKLDGANRKLAPAVDAQGRLVGILTRKAALRATLYTPATDAEGKLRVAAAVGINGDVAGKARQLLDAGADVLVVDTAHGHQESMISAVKAVRALDPRVPIVAGNIVAAEGVRDLIEAGADIIKVGVGPGAMCTTRMMTGVGRPQFSAVLECAAEAKKHGKHVWADGGVRHPRDVAMALAAGASNVMIGSWFAGTYESPGDLQQSADGRYYKESFGMASARAVKNRTSEESAYDRARKALFEEGISTSRMFLDPTRPGVEDLIDSIIAGVRSSCTYAGAGSLAEFAEKAVVGVQSAAGYAEGKPLHASWS from the coding sequence ATGCGTTTTCTTGAGCCGGGCACCGGTCGCTACACAGAGTCCCCCGCGGTCCCGTACGACCTCACGTACGACGACGTCTTCATGGTTCCGGGCCGCTCCGCGGTCGGCTCCCGGCAGGGCGTGGACCTCGCGTCGCCCGACGGAACCGGCACCACCATCCCCCTCGTGGTCGCCAACATGACCGCGATCGCGGGCCGCCGGATGGCCGAAACCGTCGCCCGTCGCGGCGGCCTCGTCGTCATCCCCCAGGACATCCCGATGGAGGTCGTCACCGACGTCATCTCCTGGGTCAAGACGCGCCACCTCGTCCTCGACACCCCGATCGAGCTGGCCCCCGGACAGACCGTCGCCGACGCCCTGTCGCTGCTGCCCAAGCGCGCGCACGGCGCGGGCGTCGTCGTCGACGCCGACCGGCGCCCCGTGGGCGTCGTCACCGACCACGACCTCACCGGCGTCGACCGCTTCACCCAGCTCTCCGAGGTCATGTCCAAGGACCTGGTGGTGCTCGACGCGGACATCGACCCCCGCGACGCCTTCAACAAGCTCGACGGCGCCAACCGCAAGCTCGCCCCCGCGGTCGACGCGCAGGGACGCCTCGTCGGCATCCTCACCCGCAAGGCCGCCCTGCGCGCCACCCTCTACACCCCCGCCACCGACGCCGAGGGCAAGCTGCGCGTCGCCGCCGCCGTCGGCATCAACGGCGATGTGGCCGGCAAGGCCCGGCAGCTCCTGGACGCGGGCGCCGACGTCCTCGTCGTGGACACCGCCCACGGCCACCAGGAATCCATGATCAGCGCCGTGAAGGCCGTCCGCGCGCTCGACCCGCGGGTGCCGATCGTCGCGGGCAACATCGTCGCCGCCGAGGGTGTGCGCGACCTCATCGAGGCGGGCGCGGACATCATCAAGGTCGGCGTGGGGCCCGGCGCCATGTGCACCACCCGGATGATGACCGGCGTCGGCCGCCCGCAGTTCTCCGCCGTCCTGGAGTGCGCCGCCGAGGCGAAGAAGCACGGCAAGCACGTCTGGGCGGACGGCGGCGTCCGGCACCCGCGCGACGTGGCCATGGCGCTCGCCGCCGGCGCGTCCAACGTGATGATCGGCTCCTGGTTCGCGGGCACCTACGAGTCGCCCGGAGACCTCCAGCAGTCCGCGGACGGCCGCTACTACAAGGAGTCCTTCGGGATGGCCTCGGCCCGCGCCGTCAAGAACCGCACCTCGGAGGAGTCCGCGTACGACCGCGCCCGCAAGGCGCTGTTCGAGGAGGGCATCTCCACCTCGCGGATGTTCCTCGACCCGACGCGGCCGGGGGTCGAGGACCTGATCGACTCGATCATCGCCGGAGTCCGCTCCTCCTGCACCTACGCCGGCGCGGGCTCCCTCGCGGAGTTCGCCGAGAAGGCGGTCGTCGGTGTGCAGAGCGCCGCCGGGTACGCCGAGGGCAAGCCGCTGCACGCCAGCTGGAGCTGA
- a CDS encoding Lrp/AsnC family transcriptional regulator, giving the protein MRLNDLDERIVHALAEDARRSYADIGAVVGLSAPAVKRRVDRLRAEGAITGFTVRVDPAALGWETEGFIEIYCSRNTSPDAIKQGLARYPEIASASTVTGEADAVVQVFAADMRHFEQVLERIAGEPYVERTKSVLVLSPLLRRYSAEAPPV; this is encoded by the coding sequence GTGCGCCTGAACGACCTCGACGAACGCATCGTCCACGCCCTCGCCGAAGACGCCCGGCGCTCCTACGCCGACATCGGCGCCGTCGTCGGCCTCTCCGCCCCCGCCGTGAAACGCCGCGTCGACCGGCTGCGCGCCGAGGGCGCCATCACCGGCTTCACCGTGCGGGTCGATCCGGCCGCGCTCGGGTGGGAGACCGAGGGGTTCATCGAGATCTACTGCAGCCGCAACACCTCCCCGGACGCCATCAAGCAGGGCCTCGCCCGCTACCCGGAGATCGCCTCCGCCTCCACCGTCACCGGCGAGGCGGACGCCGTGGTGCAGGTCTTCGCCGCCGACATGCGCCACTTCGAACAGGTCCTGGAACGGATCGCGGGGGAACCGTACGTCGAGCGCACCAAGTCCGTCCTGGTGCTCTCCCCCCTGCTGCGCCGGTATTCGGCGGAGGCCCCACCGGTCTGA